One Candidatus Paceibacterota bacterium DNA segment encodes these proteins:
- the pyk gene encoding pyruvate kinase, with amino-acid sequence MHKKVKIVATLGPASDSPEMILKLAKFGVDVFRFNLTHATLEESHARTQAVREAEEKLQRPLAIMGDLGGPKIRTGMTTERHVQAGDTLRFVKSDDGTDALTINFPEIIDHLAVGAEIYLNDGAPKLEVTRIQKGIVTARVIVPGVVKSKMGFSAQGMHVNAFSLSAKDKADIKMMAEVGADALAISFVQSAADVKAVRKACPKGYTPMLIAKIETKAGVDRVEEILREADGLMVARGDLGFAVPLAEVPHIQKQLIRVARTMGKPVITATQMLESMTANHLPTRAEVTDVANAILDGTDAVMLSGETARGAYPEEVIRTMVRIITRAQVDVMPQTFPENTFIADAVAASAVHMADQLDARAIISFTETGRTAQRIARYRHDQHIVALTPSATIARRLNFSWGVAGVAAGKIASFDAAIPEARAHAKAYAKKGERYIVVAGRDQFGTTGTTNLVLVQTL; translated from the coding sequence ATGCATAAAAAAGTGAAAATTGTCGCTACGCTCGGCCCCGCGAGTGATTCACCGGAGATGATCCTCAAGCTCGCAAAGTTTGGCGTGGACGTGTTCCGTTTTAACCTTACCCACGCAACACTAGAAGAATCACATGCGCGCACGCAGGCAGTGCGTGAAGCCGAAGAAAAGCTACAACGTCCGTTGGCGATCATGGGCGATCTCGGAGGCCCAAAGATACGTACGGGCATGACCACAGAACGGCACGTGCAGGCGGGCGATACGCTGCGCTTTGTAAAGAGTGACGATGGTACTGATGCGCTCACGATTAATTTTCCGGAGATTATTGACCACCTCGCGGTTGGCGCAGAGATTTATCTTAATGATGGCGCGCCAAAACTAGAAGTGACTCGGATACAGAAAGGCATAGTGACAGCGCGCGTTATCGTGCCGGGAGTTGTGAAATCAAAAATGGGCTTTTCGGCGCAGGGGATGCACGTGAATGCGTTTTCGCTTTCTGCAAAAGATAAAGCAGACATAAAAATGATGGCGGAGGTTGGCGCAGATGCGCTGGCAATTTCTTTCGTGCAGAGTGCGGCTGACGTGAAGGCAGTGCGCAAAGCATGCCCTAAGGGATATACGCCTATGCTGATCGCAAAAATTGAGACAAAAGCTGGCGTTGATCGTGTTGAAGAAATTTTACGCGAAGCAGATGGGCTTATGGTTGCGCGCGGTGATCTCGGTTTTGCCGTCCCTCTTGCAGAGGTGCCTCACATCCAAAAGCAGTTGATTCGTGTTGCCCGCACGATGGGTAAGCCGGTAATTACAGCAACGCAGATGCTAGAATCTATGACCGCAAATCACTTGCCGACGCGTGCAGAAGTAACTGATGTCGCCAACGCTATTTTAGATGGTACCGACGCGGTTATGCTTTCAGGAGAAACGGCTCGTGGCGCATATCCAGAAGAGGTCATCCGCACCATGGTGCGGATTATCACGCGTGCCCAAGTAGACGTGATGCCGCAGACATTCCCAGAGAATACATTTATTGCCGATGCGGTCGCAGCGTCTGCGGTACACATGGCTGACCAGCTCGATGCGCGCGCGATCATTTCGTTTACTGAAACGGGGCGCACTGCACAGCGCATTGCTCGATACCGTCATGATCAGCACATCGTTGCATTGACGCCATCCGCGACCATTGCGCGACGTCTGAACTTCTCGTGGGGCGTTGCCGGTGTAGCGGCGGGGAAGATTGCCTCATTTGACGCCGCAATCCCTGAGGCGCGAGCTCATGCGAAGGCATATGCGAAAAAAGGAGAGCGGTATATTGTGGTTGCCGGCCGCGACCAATTTGGCACAACGGGCACAACAAACCTTGTTCTTGTGCAAACACTCTAA
- a CDS encoding DoxX family protein — translation MKEFFAPGPKMQGWVIVLARVVLGAVFIAHGWQKLNNMDAIVGFFGTLGMPAFMAYVVALVEFLGGIAVLIGAWTLWAGRLLALVMVGAIALVKFKMGFVGGYELEIGLLALALCVSAFGPGPLAFSRRLSS, via the coding sequence ATGAAGGAATTTTTTGCTCCAGGACCGAAAATGCAAGGATGGGTTATTGTTCTTGCTCGTGTAGTGCTCGGCGCTGTCTTTATTGCCCATGGCTGGCAGAAGCTGAACAACATGGATGCAATCGTGGGCTTCTTTGGAACACTTGGCATGCCGGCGTTCATGGCATACGTCGTTGCCCTTGTTGAGTTCTTGGGCGGTATCGCAGTGCTCATTGGCGCATGGACGTTGTGGGCCGGCCGCCTCTTGGCGCTCGTGATGGTGGGCGCAATCGCGCTGGTGAAGTTCAAAATGGGCTTTGTCGGTGGCTATGAGCTTGAAATTGGTCTTCTCGCGCTCGCGCTTTGTGTGTCCGCCTTTGGCCCTGGCCCGCTCGCATTCTCACGCCGCTTGTCATCGTAA